The genome window cctcatatgCAAACACACTAGAGTCTTCAAGTATAACATTATTTACTTTCTTACATGACTCTAATGCACTTTTCTCCACAttggcatcatcaacaaaaatatggTCGAATGATtgactctccacttttagctcctcaatttggcgtataagctcatttTCAGCATCACACAACTCATAACTATTTTGTTCggcgttagacgcatcaacctttgcactcaatTGAACCTCCAAGCCATTAATAGTAATGCCAAATTGTTCGATCTCTTATCCCAGTTCAACTCTTTCTTCTATTAAATGTCTCATCCTATCTGTAACTTCCTCATGTTGAATCTCATATATCTCTAATTTTTTATCTTGTTCCattagccaagtttggctcagAATTTCCTCTTCTTCAAAAGTTTTCTCTTGCCGGAACTCGCTCTCTTCTTCAATTTGAGGCTCTTCCTGAATATCAACTAAGTCTGCAGCTTGTTGATCACCGAATGTTTCAACCCATTCTTCTACTTTGGCATTCATTCTCTTCATTGCTGCCTTGAGATTTTCCATCTCTTTTCGGCGTTCATGAGTTTGCTCCACTAGCTGCCTCACCATATCCATTTTATGAGCATCATTTTCCATGGCCTCAATATTGTTGCTCCTAACATTATTAGAAAGATCACAATAAGGGCTCGGAGAAGGATAAAAAGAATTAGGATAATCATCTCAATGGccaccttgaccaccacacatgtCACAAATAGTCCACTCATAGGATTGAGATTATGCGTACAATCCATTCTCGGGAACATTTTGACAATTATTCCACCAGTgaggtcctccacaatatggacaagggtAATCATAATAAGAATAACTACCATGCGGCCAATTTTTATTACCACATGCCATGTGAAGATAAGTAAAAAAATacttcataaaaaaaataaaaataacttgagtagataaaaagtaaaaatctaaTCTTGAAAATAGCTAATTCTAAGACCCCGATAACggtgccaaaaacttgttgcagccaaacgcacacacaagtatacacggtcgtcaagtaataaagtgataagatagAGTATCGAAACCACGAAgacttgttatcaactattaactaaattagactatcctaattatctaactAAGAATTAAACCCAAAACAATTTGAACATAAACTACtgagaataatgaaaaataaatagTGAACTCTAACAAAAGAAGggcagatttttatgttatcaatgcgataaaaatgatctagggttatgagctttctaacaatcctattgtattaaTCAATTGAGTTGACAtattaatttatctgatttattggttggcggggttaatattgctcataaaattctatcgagttcttactcgcctattccagcTAACCTAACGCTCTTATGTCTATAGAGTTAGAATAAACAAGAATGCATTCATAATTCCCATGTAATAACCAAGCAAGACAATTaatatatgtctatcctaattgtgaatctattccccgatgcccgagtacaagaacttgctctactcaatcctatatgcaatctagaattcccactttcgagttcaactctagattcgtagatagtatttaattggtgatcaagcaattaaataattaagcgcaagattgaataaataaactaatatgataaattaaaaagccaaaatcaatattcaaacaataatagtcatgaaagaaccacaaccctagaacgtgaagtttagctccacattgACATGGTAGacaaacaacaaaaaaaatacaaaacttACTAAGTTTGGCAGAACAAAGATGAAACCAGGCCTCCACGGTGGCTCCTTGCTCTCCCTAGGTCAAATATTCCCTCTTAGAAACGTTCAACTCTTTTCTTagacatgtttagggagtatttataggctagggtcGAAGTCTCCAAGTCCAAAACTgagtaaaaaataatttatttgcaGACTGAGGGACCAAGCCTTAAGCTAGGTGGGGCCTGGTCTGTAGCCATGTGGGACCTCACCTTAAGCCAGGCGGGGTGAGGCCTGGGGTGAGGTAGCATCTCGCCTTACGCCAGGCGAGGCGAGGCCTGAGGCAACGTACTTTTGCCTTGCTCTGATTTTCTCCTTTTCATGCTCTTTTCTTGTGCCTTCAACATCCTTCTGTGAAACTTTCATTCCTTTATGAATTCCAATGATGCTACACATTAAAACAACTCAATTAAGCTCACACATCGCATAATTAATCATTATAATACCAAAATACAAGGCACCTAATGCACTAAAACTATACATTTATAGCCAAACATTAATAACGAAggttaaatataaataattttcgaAATTAGAGAGGCAAATTTGgcccttttctcatttttatttGTACTACAAGGTACAAACGAGTTACACTCGAGGAACAAAAGATATTGATCAGTTGACCATTGGTAAATTTAAAAAGAGGATATGATGTAGACGTATCATGTTAAGAAACGTGCAATGTCAAAATATATGGATAACGACTCAGCCGGTCGTTTTATGTATTTCAGTcttgttcccctatttgatgttcCTCGTGTGTGTATTTGATATTTGGTGATTTAGGGGGATGGTTGGGAttggtttcgggaaggttttggaatgaattgagatacttagtctcatattgaaagcttaagttgtaagagttggccaaggtttgacttttgtataaacgagctcggattcatattttgatggttccaataggttcgtatgatgattttcaACTTAGGCATATGtatgaatttggatttggaagttcctaagttgatttggctctaaatgtcaaaagttgaaaagttcataagtttgatcgtgGGTTGACTTTGACGATATTAGGTTTGAATTATTGATCCGGGAATCGGGATAGGTCTGTTTAGTCATTTAAAACTTGTATTTAAAGCTTGATTTCATTCTTGATTGGTTAGACTTGAATCATATGCTTGGTTTTGAATGtttgaagttcttgaacttgaaggaatgcattatgtgttttggtgtacGATTCATGGTTATGGGTGTTATTTTGATATTTGGAGATTGCGAGCATGTTCATATATGGTTTATATaattgttggtatgattgaacagGGTCTGGGGGGACTCGAGTGGGTTTCGGACCACCCGTAGAATTTTGggaagttgcatattttgctgGTGTCAGTTCCTATTTCGTGACCACAGAGGCTTGATCACAATCGCAGAGTGTTTTGAGCTGGGTAAGGATGTTCTTCTTCATGTTCATGACACAGAGGTTGCATTCGTAATGTGTGAGGCTGAATAGCCTTCGCATTTCCAGcctgggcatcgcgttcgcgtatcaGTGAGGCCGAATGAGGAGGGTAAGgtctttggccttcgcgttcgcgggaagAGACAACGTTCAAGTAGGCTTGTGGTTTTTGGGCATCTGGATTGCGAGATGGGTGTCATATTCGAGTATTTGTAATTTGAAGCTGAGGATATTTGTGCTTTGTGAATGCGAGGCGGTGGCCGCGTTCGCGGAGGATACCACTAGACAGAAGTATAAGTGATGTAATTTCGGGACTTAGacacattatttgatattttgagccctagacttagAGAGGGGTATTGTTTAAAGGGGATTATCACATAAGgcaatggggtaagtgatttctacttatTTTAACATTTTATCTTGTTTTCCCATGCATTTTTACATATAGATCATgggattttaaagagaaattttgggATATTTACTATAGTTTTGGAGAGTGAAAAATAGAGATTTGAACCCTTTCGGAGCCgtatttggatgaaacttatatatttggactcatgttTTAATGGGTAATCGatatttgtgacttttgttgggttcTAGATGTGGGTGCGGGTTAACGTTTTGTTGACTTTGTGTATTCGTATAaaaatcgaagctttattatttggagtaGTTTCCTttggctttatttgatgttattgagttatttttgacaagattcgagccgttcagaggttgattAGCGTGGGAAggtatttttggagtattgatttggcttgttagaggtaagtatcttgcctaaactcggttgaggcactaTTTTCCTTAGTTATTGGTGTTGTCTATGTGCTAAGGGTGGCGTGCATACGAGGGATTGAGCCCATGTGCTTGCCCGGGTTTTATTCATGTTCGAGGTAGTATCTAGGCTATATTATGCCTTGTTTAGAATATTTGTTATTCTTACTATCATTCTTTACATGTTGTACGATTACCTGACTTcgtgaatcatgttagagattTTGTGTATGTTAATCTTCTGTTCAAACATAATAACTGCTATTTTGAGGCATATCTACCTGATCTTAGCCGTAATTGTACACTTCGCACTTGCATACACTTTAACATGTTATTTTATCAGTCCAAGAGTCTTTGATTTGATGTTCATTGATTGTATGCATGTATTCTTGTGTATGCTTCTATGTTCTGGACTAGTttgatagcacatgagttgtcagtgcgggttgagttgattgtggcacgtgagttgtccgtgcaacttgtggataaggatccatccccttaGGATCGTCCTCTCATATTTCTCCTTGATGACGTACACGTGCTTGTGGAAAACTGATAAGTGTTGAGTTtttgtatatcttctctatataaCAATTCCTTGGGTGTATACATGATTTTACTACATATACCCTTTATATGTTGGCTCTGTACTTGTATACATGCCTCTTTATTCATATCTTCTCGATATTCAGTTTATGTTAGTAAAATAATACACattacatatcttctctatatgtctcTCTCTGTGTGATTTGACTTGCCTTTACACATATCTCCTCTATATGTTGAACTC of Nicotiana tomentosiformis chromosome 7, ASM39032v3, whole genome shotgun sequence contains these proteins:
- the LOC138895709 gene encoding uncharacterized protein: MENDAHKMDMVRQLVEQTHERRKEMENLKAAMKRMNAKVEEWVETFGDQQAADLVDIQEEPQIEEESEFRQEKTFEEEEILSQTWLMEQDKKLEIYEIQHEEVDASNAEQNSYELCDAENELIRQIEELKVESQSFDHIFVDDANVEKSALESCKKVNNVILEDSSVFAYEDVNSNKILELGRIGPHSKYFSILYLNDDMEIESFEHLEKSTVEEQRAYILEFVMPDR